The DNA sequence GGGTACCACGGTGACCGTGCGGCACGCCGAAGTGCTCAACCCGGACGGCACGATCTACACGACGAACCTCCGCGCGGCGCAGGCGACCGACCGGTTCACGTTGGCGGGCACCGGGAGCGCGGAGACGTACGAACCGCGGTTCACCGTGCACGGCTACCGGTACGTCGAGCTGACCGGCCTGCCCGCGGCCCCGACGGCGTCGACGCTGACCGGGCGGGCGATGTGGACGTCCGGCGCGCAGACCGGCACCTTCACGACGTCGAACGCGCTCGTGAACCAGCTGCAGCACAACATCCTCTGGGGCGAGCGCTCGAACATGCTGTCCGTCCCGAGCGACTGCCCCCAGCGCGACGAGCGGCTCGGCTGGACCGGGGACATCGGGATCTTCGCCGGCACGTCGACGTTCAACCTCGACGTCGCGAACTTCCTCGGCAAGTTCAGCGACGACCTGGTCGACGCCCAGCACGACGACGGGTCGTTCACCGACGTGGCGCCGGGCGTGCTGAGCGGCTCGGGCACGGCGGGCTGGGGTGACGCGGGCGTCATCGTGCCCTACACCTTGTGGCAGCGGTACGGCGACACCGGCGTGATCGACGAGCACTTCGCCGCGATGGTCAAGTGGGTCGAGTACCTGCGCTCGACGTCCGGTGCGGACCTGATCCGCGACCACCAGACGTACGGGGACTGGCTCAACGTCGACGACAACACCGCGCAGGACCTGATTTCGACGGCGTTCTTCGCGTGGTCGTCCCGGCTGGTGTCACGGATGGCCGCGGCGACCGGGCGGACCGCGGAAGCGACGAAGTACGGAACGCTCGCCGACCAGATCGGCGCGGCGTTCACGAACCGGTTCTCGCAGGCGGACGGCACGGTGGGCGCCGGTTCCCAAGCCGGTTACGTCCTGGCGCTGGCGTTCGGGCTGCTCCCGGCGTCCCGCGTCCAGCCGGCGGCGGACAAGCTGGCCGCCCGCGTGGCGGCCGCGGGCGGCCACCTCAGCGTCGGCTTCCTCGGCGTGGAGAACCTGCTGCCGGTGCTGGCCGCGCACGGCCACGCGGACGTCGCGTACCAGGTGCTGCTGCAGCCGGGCTTCCCCGGCTGGGGCTACATGATCGGGCACGGCGCGACGACGATCTGGGAGCGCTGGGACGGTATCAAGCCCGACGGCACGTTCAACGACCCGGGCATGAACTCGTTCAACCACTACGGCCTCGGCTCGGTGGGCGACTTCCTGTACCGCTCGGTCGGCGGGCTCGGCCCGGCGACGCCGGGTTATGCGTCGCTGCTGGTGGCACCGCGCCCGGGCGGCGGGCTGACGTCGGCGAAGTCGGCGTACGAGACCCCGTACGGCGGCGCGGTCAGCGACTGGTCGGTGTCGGCGGGGAAGCTGACACTGCGGGTGACGGTCCCGCCCGGTTCGTCGGCGACGGTGCAGGTACCGACGTCGAACCCCGCCGCGGTGACGGCACCGGCGGAGGCCGTCCCGTCGTCGGCGGGGACGTACTTCGTGCCGGCGGGTTCGTACGTGTTCACCGCTCCCGCGTAGGGAGTCGGCCGGTGCCGCCGCCTTCGCGGGGCGGCACCGGCCGCACGGTGAACTCCAGGTGGAAGGTGTCGAGGGTGGCCGGGATGGGGCGGTCCGGGGCCAGCGGCCGCCCGCCTCAGCAGTTTCGCCGCTGGGCGGTCGACCTACAGCTTGTCCGCCACGGCCAGGACCGGCGGGCGGCGCTTGACCACCCCCACCGACCGGCGTGGGCAGGACCACTCCGACGGCGACCCGGACCGTCTCGGCGCCCGGCTACTCGAGCCGGCCGCCGCGGAAACGCCGTCAGCCGCGCAGCGCGACGTTCAGCACGTCCCCGGCGTGGTCGAGGCAGTCCGCGCAGATCACCGCGTCCCGCGCGGCGCAGTCCACCCGCAGCAGCGGGCGCCGCAGGCCGAGGAACGTCCGGCGTTCGCGGCGGCCGCAGAAGTCGCAGACCGCGGCCAGCGGCGACGTCACCGCCGCCAGCACGTCCCCCGCCGGGGTCTCGCGGTCCGCGCCGTCGCGGATCACCCGCAGCCCAGCCCGCACGCAGTCCAGGCAGATCGGCCCGGCCCGGCCGGGCACCCGCAGGTCGCGGACCCGGCCGCAGAACCGGCACGGCCGGCCGGCCCCGTTGCTCGCCGTCACGCCGCCTCCTCACCGGTTTCGCCGCGCGCACACCGGGAACCCCGGGCGCGGCGCACCCTGACGGCCCACGCTACTCCCGCGCGGCCGATCCGGGGCGCCGGCGGACCCGGCTCACGCTCGGCCGGGTCCCGGCACGGACCTCCCGCCCGGGTGGCACGGCACGAGCGGGCAGGAGGAACCCTTGTCGTCGTTGACGGTGCTGTTCGGCGTGGCCGGCCTGCTGGCCCTCGCCGCGGCGATCGTCCCGAAACTCGTCGCCGACCGGCCGTTTTCGGTGCCGCTGGTGATGCTGATCGCCGGGATCGTCCTGGGCCTGCTACCGCTGCCCGCGCCCTACGGCAACGGCTGGAGCGACCCCGCCGCCCACCTGCACGGCGTCGAATCCTTCACCCAGCTCGGCATTCTCGTCGCGCTCGCCGGGGCGGGCCTGTCCGTCGACCGGACGTTCGGGCTGAAGCGCTGGGGCTCGACGTGGCGGCTGCTGGCGCTGACCATGCCGTTGTCGATCCTGGCGATCGCCGCGCTCGGGTACTGGTGGCTCGCGCTCGCCCCCGGCGTGGCGCTGCTGCTGGCCGCGGCGCTGGCGCCGACCGACCCGGTGCTGGCCGGCGACGTCGGCGTGCCGCACCCCGACGTCGAGCCGGACCTGGCCAGGAACAACGAAATCCGGTTCACGCTGACCACGGAAGCCGGGCTCAACGACGGCCTGACCATGCCGTTCGTCCTGCTCGGCCTGGCCGTGGCGGGAAGCAAGCCGGACCTCGGCCTCTCCTGGGTGCTGGTGGACCTCCTGCTGCCCGTCGCGATCGGCGTGCTGGTCGGCCTGCTCGCCGGCCGCGGCCTCGGCTGGGCGATCTTCCACACCGCGTCGGACCGGCTGCGGCTGGCCGAGTACGGCGACGGCCTGGTCCTGCTGGCGCTCGCCTTCCTGCCGTACGCGCTGGCGGAACTGGTCCACGGCAACGGGTTCGCCGCCGTGTTCGTCGCGGCGGTGGTCGTCCGCAAGCTGGAGCGGGAGCACGACTACCACGGCGTCCTGCACGCCTTCGGCCACCAGCTGGAGCGGTTGTTCGTACCGCTCGCCCTGCTGGGGCTCGGGCTCGCCATCGGCGACGGGCTGCTGCGCGGCCTGCGGGTGCTCGAAGTGGTGCTCGCCGTCGTCGCGGTCCTGGTCGTGCGGCCCGTGCTCGGCTGGCTCTCGCTGCTCGGCAGCTCCGCCGGACGCCCGGCCACCGCGGCGATCGCGTTCTTCGGCGTCCGCGGCATCGGCACGCTCTACTACCTCGCCTACGCGCTCAACCGGCTCCCGGTGCCGCAGCAGGACGTGCTCTGGCGGGTGGGCGCGCTCGCCGTCGCGGTGTCGGTGCTGGTGCACGGCGTCCTCGCGGAGCCGGCGATCCAGCGGATCGAACGGATGGGCGGCCACCTGCCGTCGACCTGATGTGTAGACCCGCGATGGCCGGGTAACCGCGTGTCAAGGCCCTCTTGGCGACTGGCCGATCCGGAAATGTCGCCGCGATGGAAGGTGCACCCCGATGAACGACAAGATCGAGAACAAGGGCGAAGAGCTCAAGGGCCGGGCCAAGGAAGCCGTCGGCGACGCCACGGGCAACGAGCAGTGGCAGGCCGAGGGCAAGTCCGACCAGGCCAAGGGCTCGCTCAAGCAGGCAGGCGAGAAGATCAAGGACGCCGTCAAGGGCGTCAAGGACAAGAACTGACCCGTACTTCCGCTGCCGCACCCCGGTCTCCCCGGGGTGCGGCAGCCTTTTCGCGCTGGGGCAACGCATGTACGACGGCTTCACGCTCGACCACGTCGACGTCGGCGACGTGACCCTGCGGGTGCGCCACGGCGGTTCGGGCCCGCCGGTCCTGCTGCTGCACGGCCACCCGCGCACGCACACGACGTGGCACCGCGTCGCCCCGCGGCTCGCGGAGCGGTTCACGGTGGTGTGCCCGGACACCCGCGGGTACGGCGCGTCGACGAAACCGCCGACCGATGCCGAGCACACCCCCTACAGCAAACGCGTCATGGCCGCCGACTGCGTCGCCTTGCTGGCGCACTTCGGGCATTCCCGGTTCTTCGTGGCGGGTCACGACCGCGGCGCGTACGTGGCGACGCGGCTGGCGCTCGACCACCCGGCCGTGGTCCGCGGCGCGGCGATCCTGGACGCCGTCCCGATCGGTGAGGCCCTCGCCCGCTGCGACGCGCGGTTCGCGCGCGAGTGGTTCCACTGGTTCTTCTTCGCCCAGCCGGAAAAGCCCGAACGGGTGATCACCGCCGACCCCGACGCCTGGTACAACGTCGGCACCAAGAACACGCCGGAACGCCTCGGCGAGGCGAACTTCGCCGACTTCCGCCGCGCGATCCACGACCCGGCGACGGTCACCGCAATGCTCGAGGACTACCGCGCGGGCCTGGGCGTCGACCGCGCCCACGACGACGCGGACCAGGCCGCCGGGCGGCGGATCACCTGCCCCGCCATGGTGCTGTGGTCGAGCGACGACGACCTGGAAGACCTCTACGGCGACGTCCTGGCCGTCTGGCGGCCGTGGACGACCGATCTGCGCGGGCACGCGATCAAGTCGGGGCACCACATGGCCGAGGACAACCCCGAAGCGCTGGCCACCGCGCTCGGCGAGTTCTTCGGCGGGGTCTAGCGCACCCGGCGGGTCCCGTCGCCGAGGGGTTCCGTGCGGCCCGCCGCGTCGAGGCGTTCCAGCAGGGGGATCATCACGCGCCGGGTGCTGTCGAGGGCTTTGCGCGCCTCGGAAACCGTGAACGGGCCCGGCAGCCGGCGCAGCTCGGCCACCGCGCGGTCCGCCGCGTCCGGGCCGAGCACGACCCCTTCGGCGAGCGCGGTCAGCCGGCCGAGGCGCGCGGCCGCGGCCAGTTCCCGCCGGCCGAGGCCCAGTGCCCGCAGTTCGTCCGCCTCCGGCGCGCGGAACGGGTGCTCCGCGAGCCGCTTCGCCACCGTCTCGAGCGCCTGCTCCACGGCCGCGGCGAGACCGGCGCCGGGCCGGCGGACGAGCCCGCCCGCCACCTCGAACCCGGTGCCCCGCAACACCGGGACGACCAGCTCCGGCGCGGGCAGGCCGAGTCGCTGCCGCAGCGCCTCCACCGGCACGCCCGCCGCGGTCCGGTCCCAGCCGCCCACGATCCCGGCCGCTTCCGCGCGCAGGGCGGCGAGCCGCTCCTCGTCCGCGCACCAGCCGCCCAGGCGCGCCCCCGTCTCGGACAGGCCCATCGCGGCGAAGTCGGCCGCGCGGACGAAACCGTGGCGGCGCAGGTAGGTCCGGGCGAGGTCGGGGTCGGTCAGCTCACGGCCGCGGTCCCGGGCCGCCCCGCGGCGGGACAACGGGGGCGGGCGGACGTCCAGGACGTCGAACCCGGCGGCGATCCGGTGCTCCCCCGGGTCGCGCACCAGGCCCCGGTCCCCGACGCGCAGCGGCAGCGCGGTGCTCGTCGTGAGCCGCGCGGTGTCCGTCCCCAGTGGACGGACGCGCACCGGCAGCGCCGCCGTGCCCAGGTGCAGCACGAGGTTCCGGTGCAGGTCGGCGGCGGCCGCGCCGCGCAGCCGGACGTCGAACTCGGCCGTGGTGCGCCACCGATCGGGCGTGAGCAGGACGTCGCCCCGGCCGGCGCCGGCCCGCGCGGTGCCCCGGAGGTTCACCGCCACCCTGGCCACGGCGCCGACCCGGTCGTGGGGCTCGCCGAGCGCCTGCAGGCCGCGGACCTTCACCGGTGCCGTGCCCAGCCGCAGCTCGTCGCCGACCGCGATCGTCCCGGCGGCCAGGGTGCCGGTGACCACCGTGCCGGCGCCGGACACGGTGAAGGCGCGGTCGATCCACAACCGGACGTCGGCGTCCCGGTCGGGCGCGGGCAGGCCGCCGGTCAGCACGGTGATCGACGTGCGCAGCTCGTCGAGGCCGTCGCCGGTCCGGCCGCTGACGGCCACGCTCGGCACGGTGCCCAGCGACGTCCGCGCGATCTCGCCGAGGGCCGCCCGGGTGGCCGCGGCCGGGTCGGCCCGGTCGGCCTTGGTGACGACCAGCAGGCCCCGGCCGACGCCGAATGCGTCCAGCGCGGCGAGGTGCTCGGCCGACTGCGGCATCCAGCCCTCGTCCGCGGCGACGACGAACAGCACGGCGGGCGCGGGGCCGGCCCCGGCGAGCATGTTGGGGACGAACCGCTCGTGACCCGGCACGTCGACGAACGCGACGTCCTCGCCGCCGATCCGCGTCCACGCGAACCCGAGGTCGATGGTGAGGCCCCGGCGGCGCTCCTCGGCCCACCGGTCCGGCTCCATCCCGGTCAGCCGCCGGACCAGCGTGGACTTCCCGTGGTCGACGTGGCCGGCGGTGACGATCACCCGCATCGGCGGACGGCTTCCCGCAGCTTCGCGTCCTCGTCCGGCCGCACGGTCCGCAGGTCGAGCAGGCAGCGGTCGCGCACGACCCGGCCGACGACCGCCGGCTCGCCCGTCCGCAGCGCCGCCGCGTACCGCGCGGGCAGGCTGACCGCGGCACTGGGCAGTTCGACGCCGGGCGCGCCCCCGCCGCCGACCGCGGCGACCGAGCCGACCGCTTCGGCACCGAGGTCCCGCAGGCTCCCGGCCAGGGTTCCGGCCCGGCGTCGCAACTCGCCGACGGACGCTTCGAGCGCGGCGCGCACCGGCGGTACCGGGCCGCGCAGCGTCGCTTCGAGGGCGGCGAGGGTGAGCTTGTCGACGCGCAGGGCCCGGGCGGCGGGGTGCCGCCGCAGCCGCTCGACGACGGCTTCGTCGCCGAGGAGCAGCCCGGCCTGGGGACCGCCCAGGAGCTTGTCCCCGCTGGCGGTGACGACGGTGGCGCCCGCCCGCAGCGCGGTCGCCGCGTCCGGTTCGTCCGGCAGGAGGGGGTGCGGGGCGAGCAGGCCGGACCCGATGTCGGCCACGACCGGCACGCCGAGCTGCGCGAGTTCGCCGAGCGGGGCTTCCGCCGTGAACCCGGTGACCCGGTAGTTCGACGGGTGGATCTTGAGCACGAACCCGGTGTCCGGCCCGAGCGCCGCGGCGTAGTCCCGGACCGACGTCCGGTTCGTGGTGCCGACTTCCCGCAGCCGCGCGCCCGTCGACGCCAGGAGGTCCGGGATGCGGAAGCCGTCGCCGATCTCGACCAGCTCACCGCGGCTGACGACGATCTCGCGGCCCGGGGCCATGGCGAGCGCGCAGAGCAGGAGGGCGGCCGCGTTGTTGTTGACGACGTGGACCGCGCCGGCGGCCGGCACGGCGGCGGCCAGGGCGGCGAGCGCGCCGCGGCCGCGCCGGGCCCGATCACCGGTCGCGAGGTCGAATTCGACGTCGGTGGCGCCGCCGGCCGCGACGAGGGCGTCGAGCGCGGCGGCCGAAAGCGGGGCGCGGCCGAGGTTCGTGTGCACGACGACGCCGGTCGCGTTGATCACCGGCCGCAGCGAAGACGCGCTCCCGGGCAGCCGCGCGAGCACGGTGGCGGCGACGTCGGCCGGGGCGACCTCCCCGGCGCGCGCCGCCCGCTGGACGTCCTGGACGACGGACTTGACCAGGTCACGGCCGAGGTCGGCGGCGGCCTTGGCGATCCCGGGCTCGGCCAGGAGCGCGTCGGTGCGCGGGATCGCGCGACGCGGGTCAGGCATGGCGGAGGCGGACGGGAATCGAACCCGCCGGCGGCAGGACCTGCCGCCCGGCGATGTTGAAGATCGCGCCGGTCACCAGGCCGGATACGCCTCCCTGCACCATGGCAGCCATCCTGCCAAGTTCGCGGCAGGCGGGCACGATGAACCCGTGGGTTACCGACTGACGCAGTACGCGCACGGTGGCGGCTGCGCGTGCAAGATCCCGCCCGGCGAACTCGAAGCGGCGGTCCGCGGCCTCACCGGCGCCTCGCCCGCCGACCCGCCCGGCGAGCTGCTCGTCGGCCTCGACACCGGGGACGACGGGGCCGTGGTCCGGATCTCCGGGGACACCGCGCTCATCGCGACGACGGACTTCTTCACCCCGGTGGTCGACGACGCCTACGACTGGGGCCGGATCGCCGCGGCCAACGCGCTGTCGGACGTCTACGCCATGGGCGGCACGCCGGTGGTGGCGCTCAACCTGCTCGGCTGGCCGCGGGAGACGCTGCCGTTCGAGCTGGCCGCCGAAGTGCTGCGCGGCGGGCTCGACGTCTGCGGCGAGGCGGGCTGCCACCTCGCCGGCGGGCACAGCATCGACGACCCGGAACCGAAGTACGGCCTGGCCGTCACCGGCGTCGCCGACCCTTCGCGGTTGCTGCGCAACGACGCCGGCCGCGCCGGGCTGCCGCTGACGCTCACCAAGCCGCTCGGCGTCGGCGTGCTGAACTCGCGGCACAAGGCCACCGGCGAACGGTTCGAGCAGGCGATCGACGTCATGACGACGCTCAACGCCCCAGCGGCCCGCGCGGCGCTGGCCGCCGGGGCCGCGTGCGCCACCGACGTCACCGGGTTCGGCCTGCTCGGCCACCTGCACAAGCTGGCGCGGGCCAGCGGCGTCACGGCCCGGCTGGACCCGGCGGCGGTGCCCTACCTCGACGGCGCGCGCGAGGCGTTGCGCGACGGGTACGTCAGCGGCGGCACCCGCCGCAACCTCGACTGGGCCGGCCCGCACACCGACCTGTCCCGGATCTCCGCCGACGAGGCGTTGCTGCTGGCCGACGCGCAGACGTCCGGCGGGCTGCTGGTCGCCGGGGAGCTGCCGGGGTACCCGGTGATCGGGGAGCTCGTGCCGCGCGGCGAGCACACGATCGTCGTGGGCTGAGTTTCGGGCCGGGTGCGGCGGGTACGCGACGGGCATGCCCGCTCCCGAACGAACCAGCCTCGAACAGCACCTGGCCGAGACGGAGTACCCGTGCGGCCGCGAGGAGCTCCTCCGCCGCGCGGCCGCGGCCGGCGGCGGCGACTCGGTGCTCGGTTCCCTCGGCGGCCTGCCCGAGGCCGACCGGTACGAGAACTTCGACGCCGTCTGGGCGGCGGTGTCGGCCAAGCACATCGGCGGGGCGCCGTAGGGATCAGGCCAGGCGCTCGACGGCGTCCTTGGCGTCTTTGAGGTCGGCCCCGGTGCGTTCGCGGTAGACCTTGATCGCCTGGATCTTCCGGCCCTCCCGCACCAGCGCGACGACCTCCGCGAGCCCGGGCTCCTCGACGACCACCCCGAGCTTCTCGGCGATGGCGTCGAGCTTGGTTTCCACCCGCGCGAGCCGCCGATCGACCCGCGTCAGCCGCCGATCGGTGGCCGACGAACCCAGCCCGACGACCACGACCAGTACGACGACACCCAGCAACAGCATCCCGTAGTCCATGGCGGGCCATGCTACTTGCGGAAATTGTCGGTGGCGGTGGTTATCGTTTCGCCCATGACCACACTGACCGACCGCCCGAAGACCGCCCTGCTCGTCGTCGACGTCCAGAACGGCGTGATGTCGTCGGCCCACGACCGCTCGTCGGTCCTCGCCAACATCGTGACCCTGGTGGACAAGGCCCGCGCGGCCGGCACGGACGTGGTGTGGGTGCAGCACACCAGCGCCGAGCTGCCGCGCGACAGCGAGACGTGGGCGTACGTGCCCGAACTCGTCCGGCGGGAGCCGGAACCGCTGGTGCACAAGGAATACGGGGACTCGTTCGAGGCGACAGACCTGGAGGCGGTGCTGGCCGAGCGCGCGGTGGGCTCGCTGGTGGTGGCGGGCGCGCAGACGGACGCGTGCATCCGGTCCACGCTGCACGGCGCGCTGGCGCGGGGGTACGACGCGGTGCTGGTGTCCGACGCGCACACGACGGAGGACCTGTCGGCTTACGGTGCGCCGCCGCCAGGACAGGTGATCGCCCACACGAACATGTACTGGCAGTACCAGACAGCGCCGGGCCGGACCGCGGGCACGGTGACCACGGAGGAGGTGGAGTTCGGGGTGAAGGCACCGGCTTGAGGCCGCGGCGAGCCGGATCGGGTGCGGTCCGGCGGCTTCGGCCCGGCCGCCGGGATCGGCTGAGCCGCTAGGTGCGGCCGGTCGGCGGCGGCTTGTGACGGCGGTGCGGCGGCGGCAAACATGGGTCCGGTGCGGGCTGGCGGGCGGCAAAGTTCGCTTCGCCCACGGCCCGGCGAGCGGCAAATCTCGGTGCAGCCGCAGGCCCGCGGGCCGCAAAGATCGGTGCGCCCGCGGCCCGGCGGCCGGCAAGATCAGTGCGCGCGGCCCGGCGGCAATCGTCCGGGTGCGGCCGCAGCCGCCCGGCCCCGCTTACGCCTGCCGCGTGAAGCCGTAGGCGCGCTCCACCTTCGCGACCTCGATGTGGTAGCTCGCGTACCACTGCTCCCGTCCCCGGCGCTGCGCCTCGAGGTGCTCCGGGTGCTGCTTCCACGCCTCGATCGCCTCGGCGTCCCGGTAGTACAGCACCGTCAAGTCGCGGCCGTCCGCGTCGGTCTTCGACTCGCGGCCGAGGTAGCCCGGCTGAGCGCGGCCCAACTCGGCCATCCGCTGGTCCATCGCCGCGTAGCCGTCGAGGTTGGTCTCGTCCAGGGCGCTCGTGATGATCACCGCGTAGTACGGCGGTTCCGGTCTCGTGAAGGGCACCGACGGAGCGTAGGCCGACGCAAACCGCCGTCCCAAGCGGTTTTCTCAGGCGCCTCGCAGGTGGTCGCGCAGGGCTCGGGCGACGCGGGACATCAGGACGTCCGCCTCCGGCTGGAGGGCCGCCGGGACCCGGGATTCCGTCAGGGCCACCACCGCGAACACGCCGCCGTCCGCGTGCTCGACGACTCCGGCCTCGTGGCGCATGTTCAGCAGCGTTCCCGTTTTCGACGACCACTTCGCCGCGTCCGAAGCGAAGTCCGGGGTCAGGCGGTGGCGGATCACGTTGTTCGCCATCAGCTCGCGCACCTCCGCCGCCACCGCGGGATCGATCTTGGACGGCGTCCACAGCGCCTGCAGCAGCTCCAGCAGCGCCCGGGCGGACGCCGTGTTCGCGCGCGACACGTCGAGCTGGGCCAGACGGTGGCCCTGGCCCGCCGTTCCCGCGCCGATCGCCAGCGCGTGCGCCAGGTCGGCCTCGCCGGCGTCGAAGCGCTCGGCCGGGGTGTCCACCAGGTCGCGCAGCTCGTGCCGCAGCGCGATTCCGGTCAGGCCCCAGCCGGTCAGCAGCGCCGCCACCTCGGCCGGGGGTGTCAGGCCGAAGAGGACGTCGGCCGCCTGGCCGTCGCTGAGGCAGGTGCTGAGGTAGAGGAGGTCCGCCACGGCGATGCGGGCCGGGTGACGGAAGCGGGTCACGCCGATCGGGCCGGGGGTGGTGACACGACCGGGCGGGACCTCCAGCTGGGTCGCGCCGTCGAGCTCGCCGCGGCGGATGCGCTCCAGCGTCGCCGCCGCCAGCGGGACCTTGACCAGGGACGCGATCGGGTACTCGCGGTCCGGGTCGATCCCCACCTCGGCGCCCGTTCGCAGGTCGCGCACCAGGAACGAGCCGCGCAGGCCGCCTTCGTCCAGCTCCAGCCGCAAGTCGCGCACCAGCGCTTCGGTGCTCACGACTCGGCTCCGAGACAACGTCCGACAGCCGCGCGCAGCACCGTGCGCAGGCGCTCGGCGTCCTCGCCCAGCGTGGCCGCGACGCCGTAGCCGCGCGCCAGGTCGAGCTCGCCGATCGGCCGCCAGTGCAGCCCGAGCTCGACGGCCTGTGCGACCGAGCAAAGCAGCAGGTCCGCCGAGGCGAACACCTCCGCGGCCGCCGCGGTGAGCGAGCCGGCCACCGCGACCTGCGCCGGCGGGAGGCCGACTGCGTCGCGGACGCGCAGTACCCGGTCGCGGACGTGCGGGACGTCGTCCTCGGGCTGGATCCAGACTCTCCGCCGCCGGCCACCGGACCGGCCGGTCCGCAGCGTCTCGAGGTGCACCACCCGCGATCGCGGCGGCGCCACCCCGGCGACACCCAGCGGCACCGGCCACACGCCTTCCTCGGCCGGGACGGCGGTGAGCGCGGCCCGCACTTCGCTCGTCCGGACGAGTTCGGCCCGCTCCCCCGGCTCCGCGGCACGGAACTCCAGGTGGACCTCGAGCGCACGGGCTTCAGCGGCCAGTTCGGCGAGCCGGCGCACCCCG is a window from the Amycolatopsis sp. cg9 genome containing:
- a CDS encoding LysR family transcriptional regulator; this encodes MDLVGGCRAFVSVSETGSFTAGAALARIPQPVASRRIAALERHFGERLFDRSTRRARLTAFGRDLLPSAQRLVRLADSLEHDAQRARLRPMRVAVPGTCGVRRLAELAAEARALEVHLEFRAAEPGERAELVRTSEVRAALTAVPAEEGVWPVPLGVAGVAPPRSRVVHLETLRTGRSGGRRRRVWIQPEDDVPHVRDRVLRVRDAVGLPPAQVAVAGSLTAAAAEVFASADLLLCSVAQAVELGLHWRPIGELDLARGYGVAATLGEDAERLRTVLRAAVGRCLGAES